The following proteins come from a genomic window of bacterium:
- a CDS encoding CPBP family intramembrane metalloprotease: protein MNELRLTRNDRWFIVVCLILLAVGVLISTRYFQRAFPEASIDFRLNRPQSQRVAERFLDSLDLAPPSTYRHSSRFGYDGLAKTYLEKELGVEGARPYLGSPVRLWYWQHRWFRPGTKEEFRVYVSPEGDIVRLAHELPEEAAGATIPEADARATAESFLAGIVGSDSSRIEFIEFQRVVRPARTDWTFTYRARGIEPVRGSEYRYSVTVLGDRIGSYSEYLHVPEVWRASFNRLRSYNETAQSMSAVGMLLTAIAMIAVLFIRLRRRDIRWRTALAFGLVAAALTLLNQINNFPLRLYWYDTTTSWPGFLLETILYGLFQPLASGLIIFLITASAETLYREKYPHQPSLPRMFTPRALGTKSAFKGILLGVTLTAFFLAYQIVFYLIAGRFGAWSPSDVPYDNLLNTAMPWLAVLAIGFFPAVSEEFISRAFSIPFLQKVFRNRLTWLAVLVPAVIWGFGHSGYANQPFWIRGAEVGFAGIIIGVLMLRFGILPLLVWHYTVDALYTALLLFRSDNWYFVATAVVATGLLVIPLVAAFIAYLRRGSFVPEQGLLNADVTASQSAIARPVEAVPPAETATVSSRIYRSLPSRARILALILLAGGVAVALIPREKIGEFLKFDVEREAAIETFADSLRRAGWADPDTLKLAAFVSENDKARADDPSAYLLKHSISISEFNRIANQRLGVGRWRILAWQPENRLRYSGTVHAHSGRIESLSPLLPEEMPGDSFTKEQAQAVIESTLVAQGEDLTRIVLKEHHEQARPARLDHDLIYEAEADDARNVAEARFRRAGHQYGG from the coding sequence ATGAACGAACTGCGACTTACCCGCAACGACCGCTGGTTCATCGTGGTCTGTCTGATCCTTCTGGCGGTCGGAGTGCTCATCAGCACGCGCTATTTCCAGCGGGCGTTTCCGGAAGCCTCGATAGACTTCCGCCTGAACCGGCCGCAATCGCAGCGCGTGGCCGAACGATTCCTCGACAGCCTTGATCTCGCGCCACCTTCCACCTATCGTCACTCCAGCCGATTCGGTTACGACGGCCTGGCCAAGACGTATCTGGAGAAAGAGCTGGGAGTCGAAGGAGCGCGGCCCTATCTTGGTTCGCCCGTTCGCCTCTGGTATTGGCAGCATCGCTGGTTCCGGCCGGGCACGAAGGAAGAGTTCCGAGTCTATGTATCGCCGGAAGGCGACATCGTTCGCCTCGCTCATGAACTCCCCGAAGAGGCAGCGGGCGCCACGATCCCCGAAGCCGATGCGCGAGCGACGGCTGAGAGCTTCCTCGCCGGCATCGTCGGTTCCGACTCCAGTCGGATCGAGTTCATCGAGTTCCAGCGCGTCGTCCGCCCGGCTCGCACGGACTGGACGTTCACTTACCGGGCGCGCGGGATCGAACCGGTTCGCGGCTCCGAGTACCGCTATTCCGTTACGGTTCTGGGCGACCGCATCGGCAGCTACTCGGAGTACCTGCACGTGCCGGAAGTGTGGCGGGCGTCGTTCAACCGGCTGCGCAGCTACAACGAAACGGCTCAGAGCATGTCGGCCGTCGGCATGTTGCTCACCGCCATTGCGATGATCGCCGTGCTGTTCATCCGACTCCGCCGGCGCGACATACGATGGCGCACGGCGCTCGCATTCGGTTTGGTGGCCGCCGCGCTCACTCTGCTTAACCAGATCAACAACTTTCCGCTCCGTCTATACTGGTACGACACCACGACTTCCTGGCCGGGATTCCTGCTCGAAACGATTCTCTACGGCCTCTTTCAACCGTTGGCCTCGGGACTTATTATCTTCCTCATTACCGCCTCGGCGGAAACGTTGTATCGTGAGAAATACCCGCACCAACCCTCACTTCCGCGCATGTTCACGCCCCGCGCGTTGGGAACAAAGTCCGCTTTCAAAGGCATCCTGCTCGGCGTGACGCTCACCGCGTTTTTCCTTGCCTACCAGATCGTATTCTATCTCATTGCCGGACGTTTCGGAGCGTGGAGTCCGTCGGATGTTCCCTATGACAATCTGCTCAACACGGCCATGCCGTGGCTGGCGGTGCTGGCCATCGGATTTTTCCCGGCGGTAAGCGAGGAATTCATCAGCCGCGCATTTTCCATTCCCTTCCTGCAAAAAGTGTTTCGCAACCGCCTCACCTGGCTGGCGGTGCTTGTTCCGGCGGTCATCTGGGGATTCGGGCATTCCGGCTACGCCAATCAGCCGTTCTGGATTCGCGGCGCCGAAGTCGGTTTCGCGGGGATTATCATCGGCGTGCTCATGCTGCGCTTCGGAATTCTTCCGCTGCTCGTCTGGCACTACACGGTGGATGCGCTCTACACGGCGCTGCTTCTCTTCCGCAGCGACAACTGGTATTTTGTCGCCACCGCCGTTGTCGCAACCGGACTGCTCGTGATTCCGCTGGTGGCGGCGTTCATCGCGTATCTGCGGCGCGGATCGTTTGTCCCCGAACAAGGTCTCCTGAATGCGGACGTCACCGCCTCCCAGTCAGCCATCGCACGCCCGGTGGAGGCGGTTCCCCCGGCCGAAACCGCGACGGTTTCCTCCCGAATCTATCGTTCGCTGCCGAGTCGTGCACGAATCTTGGCTCTGATTCTGCTCGCCGGCGGCGTGGCTGTTGCGCTCATTCCCCGCGAGAAGATCGGCGAGTTTCTCAAGTTCGACGTCGAGCGCGAAGCCGCCATCGAAACGTTTGCCGATTCGCTTCGGCGCGCCGGCTGGGCCGATCCCGACACGCTGAAACTGGCCGCTTTCGTCAGTGAAAATGACAAGGCGCGAGCCGATGATCCGTCCGCCTATCTGCTGAAGCACTCAATATCCATTTCCGAGTTCAATCGCATCGCTAACCAGCGGCTCGGTGTGGGACGCTGGCGGATTCTGGCCTGGCAGCCGGAGAATCGTCTGCGGTACTCGGGAACCGTTCACGCGCACAGCGGACGAATCGAGAGCCTGTCTCCCTTGCTGCCCGAAGAGATGCCCGGCGACAGCTTCACAAAGGAGCAGGCCCAAGCCGTCATTGAAAGCACACTTGTCGCTCAGGGCGAGGACCTGACAAGGATAGTGCTTAAAG
- a CDS encoding MFS transporter, whose translation MAKGVSVITQIRHLGSNFWVANWIEANERLAFFSVRAIAPLYMVAAVANNGLAMSYSEKGLIYMIWALVQCLVPMVSGGFTDEYGYKKSLYVAFTINIVGYLTFAFASGFWMALAASCLIGLGTAIFKPPVQGTIAKASTKENSSIAWGFFYWMVNVGGTLAPFFAAILRGENNWQLVFICAAGITLFNFIPALFFYKEPERTSSGPRKTIGQTFMETMGTLRDKNFMVFLLIFSGFWFMFMQLWDLLPNFIDEWVVSRDVAPYFRAISDGLVLENGNVKPEMLINIDSAAIIVLMLPIAWLTGKFHPMIALIGGMVISLVGFFLSGFTNIGFIVALSIFIFAIGEMWCSPKFSEYIGLTAPADKKALYMGYSNIPFAIGWAGGNLVSGFLYENLGSKLRFAREYLVNQLGMDQAQAAAIPQDKVMETMASMLNGGAGATTEEATRILWNMHQPWMVWAILTAVGLVSTILMIGYYIRSRKRA comes from the coding sequence TTGGCAAAGGGAGTATCGGTTATCACTCAGATTCGCCACCTGGGGTCGAACTTCTGGGTGGCGAACTGGATCGAGGCCAACGAGCGCCTCGCCTTTTTCAGCGTTCGCGCGATTGCGCCGCTCTACATGGTTGCCGCCGTTGCCAACAACGGTCTGGCCATGTCGTACTCCGAGAAGGGCTTGATCTATATGATCTGGGCGCTGGTTCAGTGTCTGGTGCCCATGGTTTCCGGCGGTTTCACCGATGAGTACGGCTACAAGAAGAGTCTCTATGTTGCCTTCACGATCAACATCGTCGGCTACCTGACCTTCGCGTTCGCCAGCGGTTTCTGGATGGCCCTTGCCGCTTCGTGTTTAATCGGACTGGGAACGGCCATTTTCAAGCCACCCGTGCAGGGGACCATCGCCAAGGCTTCGACCAAGGAAAACAGTTCGATTGCCTGGGGATTCTTCTACTGGATGGTCAACGTGGGCGGCACGCTCGCTCCCTTTTTCGCCGCGATCCTGCGCGGCGAAAACAACTGGCAACTTGTGTTCATCTGTGCGGCCGGAATCACGCTGTTCAACTTCATTCCGGCACTCTTCTTCTACAAGGAGCCGGAGCGGACTTCTTCCGGTCCACGCAAGACCATCGGCCAGACCTTCATGGAAACGATGGGAACGTTGCGTGACAAGAACTTCATGGTCTTCCTGCTGATCTTCAGCGGATTCTGGTTCATGTTCATGCAGCTCTGGGATCTTCTTCCCAACTTCATTGACGAGTGGGTGGTTTCCCGTGACGTGGCTCCCTACTTCCGGGCCATCAGCGACGGACTGGTTCTGGAGAACGGCAACGTCAAGCCGGAGATGCTGATCAACATTGACAGCGCGGCGATCATCGTCCTTATGCTTCCCATCGCGTGGCTGACCGGCAAGTTCCATCCGATGATTGCGCTGATCGGCGGCATGGTGATTTCGCTGGTCGGCTTCTTTCTCAGCGGTTTCACGAACATCGGTTTCATCGTCGCGCTCTCGATTTTCATCTTCGCCATCGGCGAGATGTGGTGCAGCCCGAAATTCTCGGAGTATATCGGCCTGACGGCCCCCGCCGACAAGAAGGCTCTCTATATGGGCTATTCCAACATTCCGTTCGCCATCGGTTGGGCGGGCGGAAATCTGGTGTCGGGCTTTCTGTACGAAAATCTCGGCAGCAAGCTCCGTTTCGCCCGCGAATATCTTGTCAACCAACTCGGCATGGATCAAGCGCAGGCCGCGGCGATCCCGCAGGACAAGGTAATGGAAACGATGGCTTCCATGTTGAACGGCGGCGCGGGAGCTACCACCGAGGAAGCGACGCGCATTCTGTGGAACATGCATCAGCCGTGGATGGTGTGGGCGATTCTGACCGCGGTCGGCCTGGTCTCAACCATTCTGATGATCGGGTATTACATTCGCTCGCGCAAACGCGCCTAA
- a CDS encoding nucleotidyltransferase domain-containing protein, translated as MSDKNRPIDKVLWALQERAKELECLYRIEELLRDPEADLEQVFQGVIEAIPPGWQYPDKCQAKITYNGADYVPRGFVETPWSQQADLVLHGTPVGTITVYYTQEMPQADDGPFLEEESKLTRTIADRLSHFLQYRQMRLMHHEWQSAREELSARAKREWQVAVDLLRQTDQNLYRRVLRKLFIRLRSSGIHEATELQERLRGDATAPLDENRPTRKRSLDPSPEFAESILRIAENYFSDKEILGWIQKWIQEDRSGFLVTTLESHGTTLGDVADAIRRFHHIAAEDIEMSPTTAKEIRVSLVQRFFTDQLEYINVAKEYVNVDDFYDLLRRIIYPTGSHGKLGGKSAGLFLAARVIRRAAEEHEILRNIRTPKTWHMTSDGLLNFVTYNDLEELVEHKYHEIDEVRREYDHIVQVFKHSSFTPEVVQGLSMALDDFEDCPLIVRSSSLLEDRFGASFSGKYKSLFLANQGPKHQRLEALMDAVAEVYSSTFGPDPIQYRAERGLLDFREEMGIMIQEVVGTRVGKYFFPAFAGVAFSNNEFRWSPRIRREDGLIRMVPGLGTRAVDRLTDDYPILVAPGQPGLRVNVTTDEMQRYSPIKMDVINLETNAFETIDVRDVFRQHGAQIPWLNQVISLFTDGQMRIPGGLMLDLEQEDFCVTFEGLVTRTSFVKQMQLMLRLLQERLGWPVDIEFASDGQNFYLLQCRPQAYSTGSIPAPIPRDFPKDQIVFTAKRYVSNGRLPDITHVVYVDPQKYGEIEDLETLRSVGRCVGRLNALLPKRRFILMGPGRWGSRGDIKLGVNVGYSEIKNTAMLVEIARKRGNYVPDLSFGTHFFQDLVESSIRYLPLYPDDEGIVFNEKFLVGSRNILPDILPEFASLAEVVRVVDVPTITDGRVLRVLMNADLDEAIGLLSLPTVSVEEIGEPKPVAPDATAEEHWRWRVQMIERIVDHLDPDRFGVKKLYVIGSTKSATADETSDIDLLIHFEGSDEQKHALMNWLEGWSIALAEMNYLRTGYRLRQLLDVRLMTDDDIQARADDFASKIGAVTDAAREIPLRHHS; from the coding sequence ATGAGTGACAAGAATCGGCCCATTGACAAGGTCCTGTGGGCGCTGCAGGAACGCGCCAAGGAACTCGAATGCCTCTACCGCATCGAGGAACTGCTACGCGATCCCGAGGCCGATCTGGAGCAGGTTTTTCAGGGCGTTATCGAAGCCATCCCCCCTGGATGGCAATACCCCGATAAATGTCAAGCCAAGATCACCTACAACGGCGCGGACTATGTGCCGCGCGGATTTGTCGAGACTCCGTGGTCACAACAAGCGGATCTTGTGCTGCATGGGACTCCGGTGGGGACGATCACGGTGTACTACACGCAGGAGATGCCGCAGGCCGACGACGGTCCATTTCTGGAAGAGGAGTCGAAGCTAACCCGCACCATTGCCGATCGCCTCAGTCACTTCCTGCAATACCGGCAGATGCGGCTCATGCACCACGAGTGGCAGTCGGCACGGGAGGAACTGTCGGCGCGGGCCAAGCGAGAGTGGCAGGTCGCCGTTGACCTCCTGCGGCAGACGGATCAGAATCTGTATCGCCGCGTGCTCCGCAAGCTCTTCATCCGCCTTCGATCCAGCGGTATTCATGAAGCAACGGAACTGCAGGAACGCCTGCGCGGCGACGCCACTGCACCGCTGGATGAAAATCGCCCGACGCGGAAACGCTCCCTCGATCCATCGCCCGAATTCGCCGAGAGTATTTTGCGGATTGCGGAGAACTACTTCTCCGATAAAGAGATTCTGGGTTGGATCCAGAAATGGATTCAGGAAGACCGCTCCGGATTCCTGGTCACGACCCTGGAGAGCCACGGGACGACGCTTGGCGACGTGGCCGATGCGATTCGTCGCTTCCATCACATCGCAGCCGAAGACATCGAGATGTCGCCTACCACCGCGAAGGAGATTCGCGTATCGCTCGTGCAACGCTTCTTCACCGATCAGCTCGAGTACATCAACGTCGCCAAAGAGTACGTGAACGTTGACGATTTCTACGATCTCTTGCGCCGCATCATCTATCCCACCGGCAGCCACGGAAAGCTGGGGGGAAAGAGCGCGGGACTCTTTCTGGCCGCCCGTGTTATTCGGCGCGCCGCAGAAGAACATGAGATACTGCGGAACATTCGCACTCCCAAGACCTGGCACATGACCTCAGACGGCCTGCTGAATTTCGTGACCTATAACGATCTCGAAGAGCTGGTCGAGCACAAGTATCACGAGATTGACGAGGTTCGTCGGGAATACGACCACATCGTGCAGGTGTTTAAGCATTCCAGCTTCACGCCGGAAGTCGTGCAGGGGCTTTCGATGGCATTGGATGACTTTGAGGATTGTCCGCTCATCGTCCGTTCCTCGAGTCTGCTGGAAGATCGTTTTGGCGCTTCGTTTTCCGGCAAGTATAAGAGTCTGTTCCTTGCCAATCAAGGCCCCAAGCATCAGCGACTGGAAGCGCTGATGGACGCGGTTGCCGAGGTGTACTCCTCAACATTCGGACCCGATCCCATTCAGTACCGTGCCGAACGCGGTCTGCTCGATTTCCGCGAAGAGATGGGAATCATGATCCAGGAAGTCGTTGGGACGCGCGTCGGCAAATATTTCTTTCCGGCCTTCGCCGGAGTCGCCTTCAGCAACAACGAATTCCGCTGGTCACCGCGCATCCGCCGCGAAGACGGACTGATTCGCATGGTTCCCGGTCTGGGGACGCGCGCGGTGGATCGGCTTACCGATGACTACCCGATTCTCGTCGCCCCCGGGCAACCGGGCTTGCGCGTCAACGTCACCACCGACGAGATGCAACGCTATTCGCCGATCAAGATGGACGTCATCAATCTTGAAACGAACGCTTTCGAGACCATTGACGTTCGCGATGTGTTTCGTCAACACGGCGCACAAATTCCATGGCTGAATCAGGTGATCTCTCTGTTCACGGATGGTCAGATGCGCATCCCCGGCGGGCTGATGCTTGATTTGGAACAGGAGGATTTCTGTGTCACCTTTGAAGGATTAGTTACCCGCACGTCTTTCGTGAAGCAAATGCAGCTCATGCTTCGCCTGCTTCAAGAGCGACTTGGTTGGCCGGTGGATATCGAATTCGCGTCCGACGGACAGAATTTTTACCTGCTGCAATGTCGTCCGCAAGCCTACTCGACGGGCAGCATTCCGGCGCCGATTCCGCGCGATTTCCCCAAAGACCAAATCGTTTTTACGGCCAAGCGCTATGTCTCCAACGGACGACTTCCCGATATCACCCACGTGGTATATGTTGATCCTCAGAAATACGGAGAAATCGAGGACCTGGAGACTTTGCGATCCGTGGGACGATGCGTGGGACGGCTCAACGCGCTGCTTCCCAAGCGACGCTTCATTCTTATGGGTCCGGGGAGGTGGGGAAGCCGCGGCGACATCAAACTGGGCGTGAACGTCGGCTACTCGGAAATCAAGAACACCGCCATGCTGGTGGAGATCGCGCGGAAACGCGGCAACTACGTCCCCGACCTCTCCTTTGGCACTCACTTCTTCCAGGACTTGGTGGAGTCCTCCATCCGTTACCTGCCGCTTTACCCCGACGATGAAGGAATCGTTTTCAACGAGAAGTTTCTCGTCGGATCGCGCAACATCCTGCCCGATATTTTACCCGAGTTCGCCTCGCTCGCCGAAGTCGTAAGGGTAGTGGACGTACCGACGATCACCGACGGGCGTGTGCTGCGAGTTCTGATGAACGCCGATCTCGACGAAGCGATCGGTCTATTGTCGCTGCCGACGGTAAGCGTCGAGGAGATCGGTGAACCCAAGCCGGTTGCGCCCGACGCCACCGCCGAAGAACATTGGCGCTGGCGAGTGCAGATGATCGAACGCATCGTGGATCACCTCGATCCCGATCGTTTCGGCGTCAAGAAACTGTATGTCATCGGCAGCACCAAGAGCGCGACGGCCGATGAAACGAGCGACATTGATCTGCTGATTCATTTCGAGGGTTCCGACGAGCAGAAACATGCGCTCATGAACTGGCTCGAGGGATGGAGCATTGCTCTGGCGGAAATGAACTATCTGCGAACCGGTTATCGCCTGCGCCAGTTGCTTGACGTCCGCCTTATGACCGACGACGACATTCAAGCCCGCGCCGATGATTTCGCCTCCAAAATCGGAGCCGTCACCGACGCCGCCCGCGAAATTCCACTCCGGCATCATTCCTGA
- a CDS encoding PEP/pyruvate-binding domain-containing protein produces the protein MTEPRKFSPREAIPPFSRDLLGSGDVFTRLGSGELGGKATGLAFIRDTLAEGLKADEFPEIEITIPRLTVLTTDLFDAFMEQNDLYEVALSELSDARIAHAFQRASFPPAFVGDLMGLISKVHQPLAVRSSSLLEDALHHPFAGVYGTKMIPNNQFDVETRFRKLVEAIKFVYASVFFEEAKAYIASIERRIEDEKMAVVIQEIVGVRYGERFYPTLSGVGRSYNFYPVGRARPEQGVVDLALGLGKSIVDGGMCWTYSPAFPETNPPVGSAGELLKVTQREFWAVNMGKPPTFDPTKETEYMIQPGLAEAEADETLRFVASTYDPQADRMNPGIENPGPRAVTFAPILFYEQLPLNRLVQKLLKLCEAAVGAPVEIEFAVTLGKKRALPARFGFLQVRPMMVSTEEVEIGEGEMTGDRVLLASDTVLGNGTVEDIRDVVYVRSDSFEARHTPAIAGEIAAMNRPLAAEKRPYLLIGFGRWGSSDPWLGIPVKWAQISGVKTLVEATLPTMNVELSQGSHFFHNLASFQVSYFSVRHDGPFHVDWNWLENQPCVSETPLVRHIRLTKPLHVRVDGRSRQGVVHHE, from the coding sequence ATGACCGAACCCCGCAAATTCTCCCCGCGCGAAGCCATCCCCCCGTTCAGCCGCGACCTGCTCGGATCGGGGGACGTGTTCACGCGTCTCGGCTCGGGAGAATTGGGCGGCAAAGCCACCGGTCTGGCCTTCATCCGCGACACGCTGGCCGAAGGCCTGAAGGCGGACGAGTTCCCCGAGATCGAAATCACCATCCCCCGCCTGACCGTTCTGACTACCGACCTCTTCGACGCGTTCATGGAGCAGAACGATCTCTACGAAGTCGCGCTCTCGGAACTTTCGGACGCGCGAATCGCCCACGCGTTTCAGCGCGCTTCGTTCCCGCCTGCTTTCGTCGGCGACCTGATGGGACTGATCTCGAAGGTCCACCAGCCGCTGGCCGTGCGCTCGTCCAGCCTGCTCGAAGACGCGCTCCATCATCCCTTCGCCGGGGTGTACGGAACGAAAATGATCCCCAACAACCAGTTCGACGTGGAAACGCGCTTCCGCAAACTGGTCGAGGCAATCAAGTTCGTGTACGCTTCGGTGTTCTTCGAGGAAGCCAAAGCCTACATCGCGAGCATCGAACGCCGCATCGAAGACGAGAAGATGGCGGTGGTCATTCAGGAAATCGTCGGCGTGCGCTACGGCGAACGCTTCTACCCCACTCTGTCGGGCGTGGGACGCTCGTACAACTTCTATCCGGTGGGCCGCGCCCGTCCCGAGCAGGGCGTCGTGGATCTGGCGCTCGGTCTAGGTAAGAGCATCGTGGACGGCGGCATGTGTTGGACGTACTCCCCGGCGTTTCCCGAAACGAATCCGCCGGTAGGCTCGGCCGGTGAGCTCCTGAAAGTCACGCAGCGCGAGTTCTGGGCCGTGAACATGGGCAAACCGCCGACCTTCGATCCGACCAAAGAAACCGAGTACATGATCCAACCGGGATTGGCCGAGGCCGAAGCCGACGAGACGCTGCGCTTCGTCGCGTCCACCTACGATCCGCAGGCCGACCGCATGAATCCGGGAATCGAGAATCCCGGCCCGCGCGCGGTGACGTTCGCGCCGATTCTGTTCTACGAGCAATTGCCGCTCAATCGTCTGGTGCAGAAACTCCTGAAACTCTGCGAAGCGGCGGTGGGTGCGCCGGTGGAAATCGAGTTCGCGGTGACGCTCGGCAAAAAACGCGCATTGCCCGCGCGGTTCGGATTCTTGCAGGTGCGGCCGATGATGGTCTCCACCGAGGAAGTCGAGATCGGCGAGGGTGAAATGACGGGCGATCGCGTTCTGCTCGCTTCCGATACCGTCTTAGGCAACGGCACGGTGGAGGACATTCGCGACGTGGTGTACGTCCGCTCCGATTCGTTCGAGGCCCGCCACACACCGGCCATCGCCGGAGAAATTGCCGCCATGAATCGTCCGCTGGCCGCTGAGAAACGGCCCTATCTGCTGATCGGTTTCGGACGGTGGGGCAGCAGCGATCCGTGGCTGGGAATCCCCGTGAAATGGGCGCAGATTTCCGGAGTCAAAACACTGGTGGAAGCGACGCTGCCGACGATGAACGTGGAGCTGAGTCAAGGCTCGCACTTTTTCCACAACCTGGCCAGCTTTCAGGTCAGTTATTTTTCGGTTCGACACGACGGACCGTTTCACGTGGATTGGAACTGGCTGGAGAATCAACCGTGTGTATCCGAGACGCCGCTGGTGCGTCATATTCGCCTGACGAAGCCGCTGCACGTTCGCGTGGACGGCCGCAGCCGGCAAGGAGTGGTTCATCATGAGTGA
- a CDS encoding Dam family site-specific DNA-(adenine-N6)-methyltransferase, whose product MNSLPFDIDHVGVPPIKCQGIKTKLVPFIFQNIRWHSNGQGRWIEPFLGSGVVVFNLAPDRAILGDTNTHIINLYRAISAGTITAEKLRCHLQKEGDLLRKDGEKHYYRLRDRFNSEASPYDFVFLNRSCFNGVMRFNGNGRFNVPFCRKPERFSSQYITKIVNQVGWLARQMRGKKWDFRHGTWESTLESASLQDFVYLDPPYIGRHTDYYNNWSQSDANRLAVIAQRLSCGFALSMWFENRYRKNTHIEEMWSGNIIRLFRHFYHVGSLESLRNEMHEALVIRSGYEALEQVSTTAHKHGCQIDLYQLK is encoded by the coding sequence ATGAACAGCCTCCCTTTCGATATCGATCATGTCGGAGTGCCTCCTATAAAGTGTCAAGGGATCAAGACGAAGTTGGTCCCCTTCATCTTTCAGAATATTCGGTGGCATTCCAACGGACAGGGTAGGTGGATTGAACCCTTCTTAGGATCGGGTGTGGTCGTTTTCAATCTTGCTCCAGATCGGGCCATCCTAGGCGATACAAATACGCATATTATAAACCTTTATAGGGCGATCTCCGCAGGCACAATTACTGCCGAAAAACTGCGTTGCCATCTTCAAAAAGAAGGCGACCTGTTGCGGAAAGACGGCGAGAAGCATTACTACCGCTTGAGAGATCGTTTTAACAGTGAAGCCTCCCCGTACGATTTTGTTTTCCTAAACCGTTCCTGTTTCAACGGAGTAATGCGCTTCAATGGGAATGGCAGATTCAACGTTCCATTTTGCCGGAAGCCCGAGCGTTTCTCGTCTCAGTACATTACAAAGATTGTGAATCAAGTAGGCTGGCTTGCGAGACAGATGCGTGGCAAGAAATGGGATTTTCGGCACGGGACATGGGAGTCTACACTCGAGAGTGCTTCACTGCAGGATTTCGTGTACCTTGATCCGCCATACATTGGACGCCACACAGACTATTATAACAACTGGTCTCAATCCGATGCCAATAGACTTGCAGTCATCGCTCAACGTCTTAGCTGCGGTTTTGCTCTTTCTATGTGGTTCGAGAATAGATACCGCAAGAACACTCACATTGAGGAGATGTGGAGTGGTAACATCATCAGGCTGTTCAGACATTTCTATCACGTCGGTTCCTTGGAGAGTCTCAGAAACGAAATGCACGAAGCCCTTGTAATACGATCCGGATACGAAGCTCTCGAACAGGTTTCGACTACAGCCCACAAACATGGTTGTCAAATCGATCTTTACCAACTCAAATAA
- a CDS encoding EcoRV family type II restriction endonuclease, translating to MLQAETEALAGKLATKDGGWIVKGFIDVFRNVYTISDDTKVISKLIEIMLFPALAEFASREGLKLVPAAEQNHYPDISFIDKDGFRYAVDFKTTYRTNTTSVNTMTLGAFTGYFRERESTKNITFPYSSYKGHFVLGVIYSRAEARANELKKFGIDELTNIPSVVRDFDFFAQPKFKIAKDLPGSGNTKNIGSVNDLAALKSGGGPFASLGEAVFDDYWMHYLTADMALAAELAAPPYRDIASYFAFKRIPDTSGEHK from the coding sequence ATGCTCCAAGCGGAGACGGAGGCTCTTGCCGGGAAGTTGGCCACCAAAGACGGAGGATGGATTGTCAAGGGTTTCATTGATGTGTTTAGAAACGTTTATACAATCTCGGATGACACGAAAGTCATCTCGAAGCTCATTGAAATCATGCTGTTCCCTGCATTGGCAGAGTTCGCAAGTCGAGAGGGACTTAAATTAGTTCCAGCGGCGGAACAGAATCACTATCCGGATATTTCGTTCATTGACAAAGATGGCTTTCGGTATGCTGTGGACTTCAAGACAACCTATCGAACCAACACGACCTCCGTAAACACAATGACACTGGGAGCATTCACAGGCTATTTCCGAGAGCGTGAATCCACCAAAAATATTACGTTCCCCTATTCATCCTATAAAGGGCACTTCGTTCTCGGAGTGATATACTCCAGAGCCGAGGCACGTGCAAACGAGCTGAAGAAGTTTGGCATTGACGAGCTAACAAATATACCTTCAGTTGTCAGAGACTTCGACTTTTTTGCTCAACCAAAGTTCAAGATAGCTAAGGATCTGCCCGGCAGCGGTAACACAAAGAACATCGGATCTGTCAATGATCTTGCCGCTTTGAAGTCGGGCGGAGGTCCATTTGCGAGTCTAGGCGAAGCAGTATTTGACGACTATTGGATGCATTACTTGACAGCAGACATGGCGCTGGCTGCCGAGTTAGCAGCTCCTCCATACCGGGATATCGCGTCCTATTTCGCTTTCAAGAGAATCCCAGATACAAGTGGAGAACATAAATGA